TGGGGCTGTCGTCCAGAACGTGTATCTTGTTACCGAGGCGTTGGGCCTAGCCACGGTCGTGATAGGCGCGTTCTACGATCACGAGCTGTGCAACGAACTGGGTATAGACTGTAGGTGGGAGCTACCGATGGCAGTGATGCCCGTGGGTACGCGCCCCTAGGCGGGGCGTGCACAACGTACAGCGTCATACTCTGTCATACCGGGTGTTCTCCCCTCCTCGTCAGGCTACACATGGTGCAGCAAGTGTGGCTCGGAGTGTCAGGTATGTGGGGCTTGCGAGCCTGGTGATACTAGAGTGATACCGCATGGGGGGACTTCGGGCGCGCACAAGGCGCGAGAACGCTTAAGTATACATGGGCACCCCGTACCTTCACTGGAGGCTGAGGGCCCATGAGCCAGGAGAAGCAGCCCTGCACCAAGCCCGTTCGTGTCCGCGACTCTAGCACCGGCGAGGAGGTCGAGCTAGTCCCAATCAAGGTGTGGGTGCTAGCACCAAGAGGCAGGAAGGGCGTCAAGATCGGCCTCTTCAAGAGCCCCAAGACCGGCAAGTACTTCAGGGCTAAGGTCCCGGACGACTACCCGATCTGCGGGTAAAGAGCAGAGGCTCGCAACACCCCGGCCCGCGCCCCGCCTTTTCTCACGCTCCCCACCACTCGCTTCTCCTCGTGGCCTAGCGTAAGGCTAGAAACACCCTGCGCGTCTCACCGTATCCTCCCTGTACTGTCACTGGGGGTGGCGCGCTGTGTCGGCCTGGTTAAAGAAGCTACGCGACGTTGTGGAGGAGGTCGGGTATAGCTACGAGGCCGAGGAGACGATGAGGATACACATAGGCGATATTATCGTAGAGGTTGGCGTGGAGGATGGAAAGTATGCTGTCACGGTCTCGGTGCCGCTGCCGGGCTCGGGTGCCACCGACGAGGAGGTCGACTACTATGCTAGGCTGTACGAGCAGGGTCTACGTGTCCTCCTAGGCCTAGGTGGCGATGTGAAATACGAGGTTGATACTAGTCTTCCGGACTACCCATCGCTGCACATGACAAGACTCTACGACGATGCGGATAAACTTGTGGAGGACATGTCGAGGCTTCTCAGAAAACTCGTGGAGGTTATACCTCCGAGCGGCGGCGTCGAGGGCTAGTCGATTCTCCTCACTACCTCGCACGTTATCCTCGTCTTTTCGAGCGCATAGCGTAGGGGTATCAGGTCTAGTGGTGCACTCGTTGTGACTAGTAGCTTCTCTACCTTGTACTTCATGGCCAGCTCCTTTGCTTTGCCAGCAGTGGCGTCTACATCCTCCGGGTAGATGCTCCTTGCGTTGATTAGCCCTAGGCCTAGGCCGCTGGGCGTCCAAGCGTCTAGCGCTTCGCGCGCAGCCTCAGGCTTATCAACATAGTCTATTATGACGTAGTCTGCGTTAACATCGCTTAGCTTCTTCCACACCTCTCTCCTAGGCGGCGCGTAGTATGTGACCAAGCGTGTCTCGGCTTTGTCCTTTATCCGCGCGAATATCTTGTTGGCTAGGCGGGCGGCTTCCTCCGCGTCCTCGGGTCTGGCATCCATGTCACCAAGGAACGGCTCGTGAACCTCTATCACGCTTGCGCCGTTCTTCACGCTCTTCTCCGCCTCGAGCGCTAGTATCTCGGCAACCCTCTCCGCTACCTTGATCGGGTCTAGCCCCTCGCGTATCTTGGCTAGCCTGGTGAACGTCACAGGGCCCGGCAGCACTATGCGTATAGCCGCCCAGCTTGGTAGCACCGAGCGCATCGCCGCCGCTCTGCCGGGGGTCACTAGGCGCTGTGGATCTGGAAGATCCTCGATCACTGGCACTCTGTAGAAGAAGTTGTTGTCGAACCAGCGTGCGAGGCCGTCCACCCAAACACCGCGCCATGCCTCAGCAAAGGGGCGGAGGAGGTCGTGCCAGTCTAGCAGCGGGTCTGCTACGCTCCTAGTGCCAACCGCTAGCTGTGCACCCATCAGCATCAAGCTATCCTCGACGAGCGCCCTCATTGTTTCGAGTGTACTGGCTTCGCCGAGCTCCTCTAGGCGGCGTAGTAGCCTTCTCACTCTATCACTGCGGGGGTAGGGGGTTAGCACGTCACACGCGACGTTCAACGCTTGCACCGGGGTTCCCGTGTCGCCACGGGTTGTTGAGAAGCTCTTCGCCGGGCCGCTAGGCCAGGATGTGCGGTATCCCTCGTGCGCGTAGCTCGCGGTGTATACGTTCTGCCGCCTCACCGTGCAGGACTACTGCGGCCCCCTTCTCGGCCATCGCTGCAAGGACGTCTGTGATGGCATCGAGCATCTCTGTGTTCGCGTGAAGGCCGGGATCCTCAATCATCAGCATGAGGTTGTATGGCATGTTCCTGGCGTAGTGAATGAGCGGGAACACCGCGAATATCACTGGCTTTAGCCCGCAAAGCTCCATGCTCTTGGGTTTCCGTAGGAGTATACCCCACGATGATAGCTCCACGTGGCACTCGATTAGCTCCTCTAGCTTCTTCACTAGCCCTTCGTTGA
The Pyrolobus fumarii 1A DNA segment above includes these coding regions:
- a CDS encoding chromatin protein Cren7, coding for MSQEKQPCTKPVRVRDSSTGEEVELVPIKVWVLAPRGRKGVKIGLFKSPKTGKYFRAKVPDDYPICG